One region of Anticarsia gemmatalis isolate Benzon Research Colony breed Stoneville strain chromosome 2, ilAntGemm2 primary, whole genome shotgun sequence genomic DNA includes:
- the CycC gene encoding cyclin C has translation MAGNFWQSSHHQQWILDKQDLIRDRQHDLAILTEEEYQKIFNFFASIIQVLGEQLKLRQQVIATATVYFKRFYARNSLKCIDPLLLAPTCVFLASKVEEFGVISNSRLITTCQTVIKNKFNYAYGQQEFPYRTNHILECEFYLLENLDCCLIVYQPYRPLLLFVQDIGQDDQLLTYAWRIVNDSLRTDVSLLYPPYQIAIASLHIACVMLGKESNKPWFAELNVDMDKIQEIVRSIINLYEMWKSYDEKKEIQGLLAKMPKPKPAPQR, from the exons ATGGCAGGCAATTTTTGGCAAAGTTCTCATCATCAACAATGGATATTGGATAAACAGGATTTAATACGCGATCGTCAACATGATTTGGCCATACTTACCGAAGaagaatatcagaaaatattcaatttCTTTGCTAGTATTATTCAGGTCCTTGGCGAGCAGCTTAAACTTCGTCAACAAGTGATAGCGACAGCTACAGTGTACTTTAAAAGGTTTTATGCAAGGAATTCCCTGAAATGTATTGACCCATTGCTTCTTGCACCTACTTGCGTGTTTCTCGCTTCGAAAGTGGAAGAATTTGGTGTGATCTCAAATTCTAGACTTATAACAACATGTCAGACTGttattaagaataaatttaattatgcaTATGGCCAGCAAGAGTTTCCTTACAGAACAAACCACATTCTTGAATGTGAGTTCTATTTGTTGGAGAACCTCGACTGTTGTTTGATTGTGTACCAGCCGTATCGCCCTCTGTTGCTGTTTGTACAAGATATTGGGCAGGATGACCAGTTGTTGACTTATGCTTGGAGAATTGTGAATGATTCACTCAGAACTGATGTCAGTTTACTGTACCCTCCTTATCAG ATAGCAATAGCATCTCTCCACATAGCATGTGTGATGCTTGGGAAGGAAAGCAATAAACCTTGGTTTGCTGAACTCAATGTAGACATGGATAAG ATTCAAGAAATAGTAAGATCAATCATAAACTTGTATGAAATGTGGAAGAGTTATGACGAGAAGAAGGAGATACAAGGATTGCTAGCCAAGATGCCTAAACCAAAGCCTGCACCCCAAAGATAA